One genomic window of Channa argus isolate prfri chromosome 5, Channa argus male v1.0, whole genome shotgun sequence includes the following:
- the LOC137128262 gene encoding high mobility group protein HMGI-C-like, producing the protein MSNSGTKEPSPQPSTAQSPPEPQRRGRGRPRKQQQEPVGPPTPKRPRGRPKGSKNKGPRTALKKVEPVGERRPRGRPRKWPQKVVQEVPEEQQGPSEEGEEGPSQAEPSSSQVPAQEEGE; encoded by the exons ATGAGTAACAGTGGGACCAAAGAGCCATCTCCCCAGCCGAGCACTGCCCAGTCACCTCCTGAGCCTCAGCGCAGGGGCAGGGGTCGGCCaaggaaacagcagcag GAACCCGTTGGACCACCGACTCCAAAGCGACCGAGAGGACGACCAAAAGGCAGCAAGAACAAAGGCCCCAGAACTGCACTGAAG AAAGTAGAGCCTGTTGGGGAGAGACGACCACGTGGGCGACCGAGGAAATGG CCCCAGAAAGTAGTTCAGGAAGTACCTGAAGAGCAGCAG GGCCCATCAGAAGAGGGTGAGGAGGGTCCCTCGCAGGCTGAGCCGTCTTCATCTCAGGTTCCAGCACAGGAGGAAGGGGAGTAG
- the abhd14b gene encoding protein ABHD14B, protein MSAVTVSEGSVQVESCKAPLFYRQSEPATGQAKMSVLLLHGIRFSSENWLSIGTLETLAKAGCRAVAIDLPGLGRSKSAEAPAPVRELAPAGFLKEVCEQLSLSPVVVISPSLSGMYSLPFLMQHQALIRGYIPVAPICTDKFTAEQYQSVKVPSLIVYGDQDTQLGEVSLNNLSNLANHSVVVMKGAGHPCYLDDPDTWHKALTNFLNTL, encoded by the exons ATGTCAGCAGTTACGGTGTCAGAGGGGAGCGTGCAGGTGGAGAGCTGCAAAGCGCCGCTCTTCTACAGACAAAGCGAACCTGCCACAGGGCAAGCGAAGATGTCAGTTTTACTCCTTCATGGCATCCGATTCTCATCAGAAAACTGGCTTAGCATCGGCACTCTGGAGACTCTGGCCAAAGCTGGCTGCCGTGCGGTCGCCATCGACCTGCCAG GACTTGGCCGGTCTAAGTCAGCAGAGGCCCCAGCACCGGTGCGAGAACTGGCCCCTGCTGGTTTCCTGAAGGAGGTATGTGAGCAGCTGAGCCTGAGCCCGGTGGTGGTGATCAGCCCATCCCTTAGTGGGATGTACTCGCTCCCCTTCCTCATGCAGCACCAGGCGCTGATTCGAGGCTACATACCTGTAGCTCCCATCTGCACGGACAAATTTACAGCAGAGCAGTATCAGAGTGTAAAG gTCCCTTCACTCATCGTTTACGGGGATCAGGACACTCAGCTGGGAGAGGTGTCGCTCAACAACCTGAGCAATCTGGCCAATCACAGCGTGGTGGTGATGAAAGGAGCGGGTCATCCCTGTTACCTGGATGACCCGGACACTTGGCACAAAGCCCTCACAAACTTCCTTAATACACTTTGA
- the mst1 gene encoding hepatocyte growth factor-like protein — translation MKQFLSYFLLTVGLVTGYRSPLNDFQRSEGRELVPTSWNSARMSSLLGLNLEDCATRCSQSLDCRAFNYETRPTVTCKHLPWVGDGSNAEVKRNVNCDLYEKKVYVRKCIVGKGEDYRGKVFITKSTLTCQQWWSKFPHDHRWIPTPANGLELNYCRNPDGDRIGPWCYTTDPERRYESCNIPQCKDEVCMTCNGEDYRGQVDHTVSGKECQRWDQQYPHQHIYQPEKYPDKSLDDNYCRNPDASPVPWCYTTDPEVERENCEIRKCTEVRVEKRQRSSFTTNCFRSRGEDYRGKVNETTSGIPCQRWDAQSPHEHPFYPNTYECKGLEENYCRNPDGSEAPWCFTSVPEMRTALCLQIKRCADDIEAEDCYHENGKNYKGMVRKTRKGITCQKWNVNTPHRTKINPRTHPEANLTENYCRNPDGDRHGPWCYTTDPKTEFDYCAIKQCAGEKVSLTESVEKVEFSECGKREDRMQRSMLRIVNGLPGNSPWTVSLRDRKGNHFCGGSLVNPRWVISTKQCFSSCYVDLPGYSARMGTLFRDPQEGEPGVQTIPLTKIVCGPSESQLVLLQLEFPAQLNERVSQICLPPERYIVAEDTMCEIAGWGETRGTGDETVLNVAQVPVLSNKECNKYFRGRVRENEMCTNSFQGGVGACERDYGGPLACQNRDCWVLEGVIIPMRRCGHPGQPNIFIRVSVYVDWIKKVMEMA, via the exons ATGAAACAGTTTCTGTCCTACTTTCTCCTCACAGTCGGACTTGTCACTG GCTACCGCAGTCCTCTGAACGACTTCCAGCGCTCTGAGGGCAGAGAGCTGGTCCCTACATCCTGGAACTCAGCACGGATGTCATCATTACTGGGTCTGAACCTGGAGGACTGTGCTACGCGCTGTTCACAGTCACTTGATTGCAG AGCTTTCAACTATGAGACCCGTCCAACTGTCACCTGTAAACACCTGCCCTGGGTCGGCGATGGGAGCAACGCAGAGGTGAAGAGAAACGTAAACTGTGACCTTTACGAGAAAAAGG TCTATGTCAGGAAGTGCATTGTGGGTAAAGGGGAAGACTACAGAGGAAAAGTTTTCATCACAAAAAGTACCCTTACCTGCCAGCAGTGGTGGTCCAAGTTTCCTCATGATCACAG GTGGATTCCCACACCTGCCAATGGACTAGAGCTGAACTACTGCAGGAATCCAGATGGGGATCGTATTGGTCCATGGTGCTACACCACCGATCCTGAGCGACGCTATGAAAGCTGTAACATCCCCCAGTGCAAAGATG AGGTATGTATGACATGTAACGGAGAGGACTACAGAGGGCAAGTTGACCACACTGTGAGTGGCAAAGAGTGTCAGAGATGGGACCAGCAGTACCCTCACCAACACATTTACCAGCCTGAAAA GTATCCTGATAAGAGTCTGGATGATAACTACTGCCGTAATCCTGATGCCTCTCCAGTGCCCTGGTGTTACACCACAGACCCCGAGGTGGAGCGAGAGAACTGCGAAATCAGAAAGTGCA CTGAGGTTCGTGTTGAGAAAAGACAGCGCTCCAGCTTCACTACCAACTGTTTCCGCAGCCGCGGGGAGGATTACCGAGGTAAAGTCAACGAGACAACATCGGGCATCCCCTGCCAGAGGTGGGACGCCCAAAGTCCTCATGAGCATCCCTTCTACCCAAACACATATGAATGCAA GGGTTTGGAGGAAAACTACTGTCGTAACCCAGATGGGTCCGAGGCCCCCTGGTGCTTCACATCGGTGCCAGAGATGAGGACTGCTCTGTGCCTACAGATCAAACGGTGTGCAGACGACATAGAAGCTGAAG attgtTACCACgaaaatggaaaaaactacAAAGGAATGGTCCGCAAAACCCGTAAGGGGATCACCTGCCAGAAATGGAATGTGAACACACCTCACAGGACCAA GATAAATCCAAGGACACATCCTGAGGCCAATCTGACAGAGAACTATTGTCGAAACCCAGATGGGGACAGGCATGGACCCTGGTGCTACACCACTGACCCCAAAACAGAGTTTGACTACTGTGCCATCAAACAGTGTG CTGGAGAGAAAGTGTCCCTGACTGAATCAGTTG AGAAGGTTGAGTTTAGTGAGTGTGGTAAGAGAGAAGACCGCATGCAGAGGTCAATGTTGCGTATTGTGAATGGGCTTCCTGGAAACTCACCATGGACAGTAAGCCTCAGAGACAG GAAAGGAAACCACTTCTGTGGAGGCTCCCTTGTTAACCCCAGATGGGTGATCAGCACCAAGCAGTGTTTCTCTTCCTG CTATGTGGACCTGCCTGGTTACTCAGCCAGGATGGGAACACTGTTTCGTGATCCACAAGAAGGAGAGCCTGGTGTGCAAACCATTCCCCTGACCAAGATCGTCTGTGGACCCTCTGAGTCTCAGCTTGTCTTGCTACAACTGGAATT CCCTGCCCAGCTTAATGAGCGTGTCTCTCAGATCTGCCTCCCTCCTGAGCGCTACATTGTAGCTGAGGACACGATGTGTGAGATTGCAGGATGGGGCGAAACAAGAG GGACTGGAGATGAGACTGTGCTTAATGTGGCCCAGGTACCAGTTCTTAGTAACAAAGAATGCAACAAATACTTCAGAGGTCGCGTGCGTGAGAATGAGATGTGCACAAACTCTTTCCAGGGTGGAGTAGGTGCCTGTGAG CGAGACTATGGAGGCCCTTTGGCGTGTCAGAACAGGGACTGCTGGGTACTTGAGGGTGTGATCATCCCCATGAGGCGCTGTGGACACCCGGGGCAGCCCAACATCTTCATTCGTGTCTCTGTCTATGTGGACTGGATAAAGAAGGTCATGGAAATGGCTTAG